In Aegilops tauschii subsp. strangulata cultivar AL8/78 chromosome 3, Aet v6.0, whole genome shotgun sequence, one genomic interval encodes:
- the LOC141020814 gene encoding protein STRICTOSIDINE SYNTHASE-LIKE 10-like, which translates to MDQCCCYIRAASSLDLSIKPSHPAQVLINQESKSQGDNQQIDNNMGCSMSRLLKTTVTLIILVLLLMPGALAATSFDASRSQQLPLPRGTVHGPESVAFDGQGQGPYSGVSDGRILKWNGEKLGWTTYAYGPGYDSRTCTPSKFSPETETARESRCGRPLGLRFNQKSGDLYVADAYKGLMRVAPGGGEATVLVNQVDGFPLRFTNGVDVDQVTGQVYFTDSSMNYQRSQHEMVTRTGDSTGRLMRYDPRTSDVTVLQAGMTYPNGVALSADRTHLVVASTGPCKLLRHWIKGVNAGTSEPFADLPGYPDNVRPDTKGGYWVALHREKNELPFGRDSHRLAVRVGNDGKIVEEMRGPKKVRPTEIMERANGKIYLGSVELPYVGVVKRK; encoded by the coding sequence ATGGATCAATGCTGCTGCTATATAAGAGCAGCCTCCAGCTTGGATCTCTCCATCAAACCAAGCCATCCAGCGCAGGTGCTTATTAACCAAGAGTCCAAGAGCCAAGGAGACAACCAGCAGATCGACAACAACATGGGGTGTAGCATGAGCCGCCTCCTCAAGACCACCGTCACGCTGATCATCCTCGTCCTTCTCCTCATGCCCGGGGCCTTAGCCGCCACTAGCTTCGATGCCTCACGAAGCCAACAGCTGCCGCTGCCGCGTGGGACGGTCCACGGGCCGGAGAGCGTCGCCTTCGACGGTCAAGGCCAGGGCCCCTACAGCGGCGTCTCTGACGGCCGGATCCTCAAGTGGAACGGCGAAAAGCTAGGATGGACTACCTATGCATATGGACCCGGCTACGATAGCAGGACGTGCACGCCGTCCAAGTTCAGCCCGGAGACTGAGACTGCCAGGGAGAGCCGCTGCGGCCGTCCGCTCGGCCTACGGTTCAACCAGAAATCGGGTGACCTCTACGTGGCCGACGCATACAAGGGGCTGATGCGGGTTgcgccgggcggcggggaggCCACCGTGTTGGTCAACCAGGTTGACGGTTTTCCTCTGCGCTTCACCAACGGTGTTGACGTCGATCAAGTTACGGGTCAGGTCTACTTCACCGACAGCTCGATGAACTATCAAAGGTCGCAGCATGAGATGGTCACTCGCACTGGGGACTCGACGGGCCGCCTCATGAGGTACGACCCACGGACATCCGATGTCACGGTGCTCCAGGCGGGCATGACGTACCCCAACGGCGTCGCGCTCAGCGCCGACCGCACTCACCTCGTGGTCGCATCTACCGGACCATGCAAGCTGCTGAGGCATTGGATCAAAGGGGTCAACGCAGGCACATCGGAGCCTTTTGCCGACCTGCCCGGCTATCCAGATAACGTGAGGCCCGACACCAAAGGAGGCTATTGGGTGGCGTTACACCGCGAGAAGAATGAGTTACCCTTTGGTCGTGATAGTCATCGTCTCGCTGTCAGGGTCGGTAACGATGGGAAGATAGTCGAGGAGATGAGAGGGCCAAAGAAGGTGAGGCCCACCGAGATTATGGAGAGAGCAAATGGCAAAATCTACTTGGGTTCGGTAGAGCTTCCTTATGTCGGCGTTGTTAAGCGCAAGTAG